In Pollutimonas sp. M17, a single genomic region encodes these proteins:
- a CDS encoding ABC transporter permease, which translates to MSEALSRSTVYREEIVNTVEDKGFGIVEKPLGLWERLLDNGAVRKGIMLVLLAIVWEAYARWSGNPLLFPTFVATAKAFFSGIASGTLLSATWTSISLLLQGYAAGLLIAALFTAFASATRVGADLLETLTSMFNPLPSIALLPLSMIWFGLGNASIIFVLIHAVLWAVALNTHSGFRSVSLTWRMVGRNYGLSRLQYVLKILIPGAFPSILTGMKIGWAFAWRTLIAAELVFGSSSGSGGLGWYIFQNKNMLDIPNVFAGLLTVILFGLLVENLIFRVVERRTIGRWGMQT; encoded by the coding sequence ATGTCTGAAGCACTTTCCAGGTCGACGGTCTACCGCGAAGAAATCGTCAACACCGTCGAAGACAAGGGTTTCGGCATCGTCGAGAAGCCCCTGGGCTTATGGGAGCGCCTGCTGGACAACGGCGCCGTCCGCAAGGGCATCATGCTGGTCCTTCTGGCCATCGTCTGGGAGGCCTATGCCCGCTGGTCGGGAAATCCTTTGCTTTTCCCCACCTTCGTGGCGACCGCCAAGGCGTTCTTTTCGGGCATCGCGTCGGGTACGCTGCTGTCGGCGACGTGGACGTCGATTTCCCTGCTGCTGCAAGGCTATGCGGCCGGCCTGCTTATCGCCGCGCTGTTCACCGCCTTTGCGAGCGCGACGCGAGTGGGCGCGGATTTGCTTGAAACGCTGACGTCCATGTTCAATCCCTTGCCGTCCATCGCTTTGCTGCCGTTGTCCATGATCTGGTTCGGGCTGGGCAATGCCAGCATCATCTTCGTGCTTATCCACGCCGTGCTATGGGCGGTCGCCCTGAATACGCACTCCGGATTCCGGTCCGTCAGCCTGACCTGGCGCATGGTGGGCCGCAACTATGGCTTGTCGCGATTGCAGTACGTGCTGAAGATCCTGATTCCGGGGGCCTTTCCCAGCATACTTACCGGCATGAAAATAGGCTGGGCCTTCGCGTGGCGCACCTTGATCGCCGCCGAGCTCGTGTTCGGGTCCAGTTCAGGCTCCGGCGGCCTGGGCTGGTACATCTTCCAGAACAAGAACATGCTGGACATACCCAATGTATTCGCCGGGCTGCTTACCGTAATCCTGTTCGGCCTGCTGGTTGAGAACCTGATCTTCAGGGTGGTCGAGCGGCGCACCATCGGGCGCTGGGGCATGCAGACCTGA
- a CDS encoding Bug family tripartite tricarboxylate transporter substrate binding protein yields the protein MHKLLAGCMLALGAAGIAATAAAADYPDRSIRLIVPTSPGSTADVVARVVADSMSKTLGQTLVVENLSGAAGVPGTRQLVAAKPDGYTLAIVSSNHAINPSLHKSLPYDSVKDITPISIIGTTPLVMVVAENSPYRTVQDLLKAAREQPGTINYGSAGTGSVLHLAGEMLKAKAKADMVHIPYRGGSALATDVMSGQIHTAFLAVPSVLGQIKAGKLRALAVSTPKRLDALPDVPSLSEAGVKDYAYDAWIALIGPAGLPGDVVRELQAATAKAMKDETVLKALAPQGFVSNGSSADEARSTIVDEIARSAELVKAAGIQPQQ from the coding sequence ATGCATAAATTACTGGCCGGCTGCATGCTTGCCTTGGGCGCTGCCGGCATTGCCGCAACGGCCGCCGCGGCCGATTACCCCGACCGCTCGATCCGCTTGATCGTGCCCACATCGCCCGGTTCGACCGCCGATGTCGTTGCCCGGGTGGTCGCCGACAGCATGAGCAAGACGCTGGGCCAGACCCTGGTCGTGGAGAACCTGTCCGGCGCCGCCGGCGTGCCTGGAACACGGCAACTGGTCGCCGCCAAGCCGGATGGCTATACGCTGGCGATCGTGTCGTCCAACCACGCCATCAATCCCAGCCTGCATAAAAGCCTGCCTTATGACTCCGTCAAGGACATCACGCCCATCTCCATCATCGGCACGACGCCGCTGGTCATGGTCGTGGCGGAAAACTCCCCCTATCGCACGGTTCAGGATCTGCTGAAGGCCGCTCGCGAGCAGCCCGGAACCATCAACTATGGCTCGGCGGGAACTGGCAGCGTGCTGCACCTGGCCGGCGAAATGCTCAAGGCCAAAGCCAAGGCCGACATGGTGCACATCCCCTATCGGGGCGGCAGCGCACTGGCGACTGACGTGATGTCCGGCCAGATACATACCGCCTTTCTGGCCGTGCCGTCTGTCCTGGGGCAGATCAAGGCGGGCAAGCTCAGGGCGCTGGCCGTCAGCACGCCCAAGCGTCTGGACGCGCTTCCCGATGTGCCTTCCCTTAGCGAGGCGGGCGTCAAGGACTATGCCTACGATGCATGGATAGCCCTTATCGGCCCGGCCGGCCTGCCCGGCGATGTCGTTCGGGAACTTCAGGCCGCCACGGCAAAAGCGATGAAAGACGAAACCGTGCTGAAAGCGCTTGCGCCGCAGGGCTTCGTGTCCAACGGCAGCAGCGCGGATGAAGCCAGGTCCACCATCGTGGACGAGATCGCCCGAAGCGCCGAACTGGTGAAGGCGGCCGGCATTCAGCCTCAGCAGTAA
- a CDS encoding NAD(P)-dependent oxidoreductase, with the protein MARATPRIGFVGIGAMGAPMAGCLLKDGYQLAVYDSNPDRMAAFAKDHGIEPAATLADLGKESDVVITILPNSAIVEEVLFGPQGLASSLRAGAVVIEMTSGIPSQTVAFSERLARQGVVLFDAPVSGGVPRARTGELTIMAGGEQADIDAAMPILNALGSVIPTGKVGSGHAMKALNNLVSSAGFLIGIEALIIGSRFGIDPETMVDVLNVSTGMNNSTQKKFKQYVLSRKFDSGFAMSLMVKDLTIALGIAHENNVNAPFADLCRNLWAGANAVLGPQADHTAVALLSEQLAGIQISKPPKQ; encoded by the coding sequence ATGGCGAGGGCCACACCCAGAATCGGCTTTGTGGGAATAGGCGCCATGGGAGCACCCATGGCGGGGTGCCTGCTGAAGGACGGCTACCAGCTTGCTGTCTACGACAGTAATCCGGATCGCATGGCCGCCTTTGCCAAAGATCACGGCATCGAACCGGCGGCAACGCTGGCCGACCTGGGCAAAGAGTCGGACGTGGTCATAACCATCCTGCCCAATAGCGCCATCGTCGAGGAAGTCCTGTTCGGTCCGCAGGGGCTGGCTTCCAGCCTGCGGGCCGGCGCGGTCGTCATCGAGATGACCTCGGGCATTCCCAGCCAGACCGTGGCGTTCAGCGAACGGCTTGCCCGTCAGGGCGTCGTACTGTTCGATGCGCCAGTTTCGGGCGGCGTGCCAAGAGCCCGAACAGGCGAGCTCACCATCATGGCGGGCGGCGAGCAAGCCGATATCGATGCCGCCATGCCCATTCTGAACGCCCTGGGCAGTGTCATCCCCACGGGGAAAGTAGGCTCGGGCCATGCCATGAAGGCGCTCAACAACCTGGTCTCGTCCGCCGGATTCCTGATCGGCATAGAAGCCCTGATCATCGGGTCGCGCTTCGGCATCGATCCGGAAACCATGGTCGACGTGCTCAATGTTTCAACCGGCATGAACAACAGCACGCAGAAAAAATTCAAGCAATACGTGCTTTCGCGCAAGTTCGATTCGGGGTTTGCCATGAGCCTCATGGTCAAGGACCTGACCATCGCATTGGGCATCGCCCACGAGAACAACGTGAACGCGCCTTTCGCGGACCTGTGCCGCAACTTGTGGGCGGGCGCCAATGCCGTCCTGGGGCCTCAGGCCGACCATACCGCCGTCGCCCTGCTCAGCGAGCAGCTGGCCGGCATCCAGATAAGCAAACCTCCAAAGCAATGA
- a CDS encoding carboxymuconolactone decarboxylase family protein: MRKEFNTELFAKGLKNRQEVLGAEHVQKSLDAADDFTADMQKLVTEWCWGELWSRPGLDRRTRSIINLSMLSALNRPHEIRLHVRGALNNGLSQDDIKEIFLQVAIYCGVPAALDGMKVAAEVIAEEKAKGNKAGAK, from the coding sequence ATGCGCAAAGAATTCAATACAGAGCTGTTTGCCAAGGGCTTGAAAAACCGCCAAGAGGTGCTCGGCGCCGAGCATGTGCAAAAGTCCCTGGACGCCGCGGACGATTTCACGGCCGATATGCAAAAGCTGGTCACCGAATGGTGTTGGGGGGAGCTCTGGAGCCGTCCGGGCCTGGACCGCCGCACGCGCAGCATCATCAACCTGTCGATGCTGTCCGCGCTGAATCGCCCGCACGAGATCCGCCTGCATGTGCGCGGTGCGCTGAACAATGGTCTTAGCCAGGACGACATCAAGGAGATCTTCCTGCAGGTGGCCATCTACTGCGGCGTGCCGGCCGCCCTGGACGGCATGAAGGTCGCCGCGGAAGTCATCGCGGAAGAAAAAGCCAAGGGCAACAAGGCGGGAGCCAAATAA
- a CDS encoding serine hydrolase, which translates to MNRRTLLGTAAFGALSFSLSSCGGTRPLRKADIEQGLREFGSLSPTAAASISIQSERGGRQRYEHNAGVPLFVGSAVKTFILAQYLKEVEAGRLAEDTQVEIGPRAWSPGSPVFIGLQGSTTAKSVLEAMIAHSDNTATDAAMNVVGADNVRKLIKRAGLNETRIPDSTRKLFSYLAGAPSGTDIGWSGIQDMQKGKNVGPSRAPINPDQTMLSTAGEMTRWYEQVLAGNIFEKPETLAEFKRISAMADAMPMMVPADTMAYGKGGSIDWEDFHCFCVAGQMVQPAQRSSFCFIVNWKGPDDSVAGMFKEFKERGRLLLHEVAA; encoded by the coding sequence ATGAACCGCAGAACACTGTTGGGTACGGCCGCCTTCGGCGCATTATCGTTTTCGCTTTCCTCCTGCGGGGGCACACGGCCCTTGCGCAAGGCGGACATCGAGCAGGGCCTGCGTGAATTCGGCAGCTTGTCGCCCACTGCCGCCGCCAGCATATCCATACAGTCCGAACGCGGCGGGCGACAGCGTTATGAGCACAATGCGGGTGTGCCGCTATTCGTCGGCAGCGCCGTGAAGACCTTCATTCTTGCGCAATACTTGAAAGAGGTCGAGGCAGGCAGGCTGGCCGAAGACACTCAGGTCGAGATCGGTCCGCGGGCATGGTCGCCCGGCAGCCCGGTATTCATCGGCCTGCAAGGCAGTACCACCGCAAAAAGCGTACTGGAGGCCATGATCGCGCACAGCGACAATACAGCAACCGACGCGGCCATGAACGTCGTGGGTGCCGATAACGTTCGCAAGCTTATCAAGAGAGCGGGGCTGAATGAAACCCGTATCCCCGATTCCACCCGCAAGCTGTTTTCCTACCTGGCCGGCGCGCCCAGCGGCACCGACATCGGCTGGAGCGGCATACAGGACATGCAGAAGGGAAAGAACGTCGGCCCATCCCGCGCGCCCATCAACCCGGATCAAACCATGCTGAGCACGGCAGGCGAGATGACGCGCTGGTATGAGCAGGTCCTGGCGGGCAATATTTTCGAGAAGCCCGAAACCCTGGCGGAATTCAAGCGAATCTCGGCCATGGCCGACGCCATGCCCATGATGGTGCCCGCGGACACCATGGCCTACGGCAAGGGCGGCAGCATAGATTGGGAAGACTTCCATTGCTTTTGCGTCGCGGGCCAGATGGTGCAGCCCGCCCAGCGCAGCAGCTTCTGCTTCATCGTCAACTGGAAGGGGCCTGACGACAGTGTCGCGGGCATGTTCAAGGAATTCAAGGAAAGGGGGCGGCTGCTGCTGCACGAGGTGGCCGCTTAG
- a CDS encoding LysR family transcriptional regulator produces the protein MENILRKLDLTTLRLFAAVCQESSIARAAQREFIAPSAVSRRIADMESLIGLPLIERHTRGVTITAAGETVLRHAQRIIGDVEAMGAELSRLFAGVKGSVRVVANLSAIVQFLPEDIAAFQRVFPEVDIDLEEQHSPDVQRLVRERAADFGICNHMAGLDGLEQLPYRRDRLAVMMPAGHPKAGCRNPSLKDIARETFVSLRENSALTQLLAAEAGALGVSLSIKIRVASLDALCRMVHAGLGIAIMPQQVAELHQQSLNVVVHPLSDAWAERRISIVFPDRLQLSATAETLLKFLTQRS, from the coding sequence ATGGAAAACATACTCAGAAAACTCGACCTGACCACGCTGCGGCTATTTGCCGCCGTCTGCCAGGAAAGCAGCATCGCGCGGGCAGCGCAGCGCGAGTTCATTGCGCCTTCCGCGGTCAGCCGGCGCATTGCCGACATGGAATCGCTGATAGGGCTGCCCCTGATCGAGCGCCATACGCGCGGCGTGACCATCACCGCGGCGGGCGAGACTGTTTTGCGCCATGCACAGCGCATCATCGGCGACGTCGAAGCCATGGGCGCCGAGCTGTCGCGCCTGTTTGCCGGCGTGAAAGGCTCCGTTCGCGTCGTGGCCAACCTGTCGGCCATCGTCCAGTTCCTGCCAGAGGACATCGCCGCCTTCCAGCGCGTGTTTCCCGAAGTGGACATCGATCTTGAAGAGCAGCACAGCCCCGACGTGCAGCGCCTGGTGCGCGAGCGGGCCGCCGACTTCGGCATCTGCAACCACATGGCGGGTCTGGATGGGCTGGAGCAACTGCCGTATCGCAGGGATCGCCTGGCGGTGATGATGCCCGCCGGGCATCCCAAGGCGGGTTGCCGGAACCCCAGCCTGAAGGACATTGCCCGGGAAACCTTTGTCAGCCTGCGCGAGAACAGTGCACTGACACAGTTGCTGGCGGCCGAGGCCGGCGCGCTTGGCGTGTCATTGTCGATAAAGATACGCGTTGCCAGCCTGGACGCCCTGTGCCGCATGGTGCATGCCGGCCTGGGCATCGCCATCATGCCGCAGCAGGTGGCGGAGCTGCATCAGCAATCGTTGAACGTGGTGGTTCACCCGCTGTCGGACGCCTGGGCGGAGCGCAGGATCAGCATCGTCTTTCCCGACAGGCTTCAGCTCTCGGCCACGGCCGAAACCTTGCTGAAGTTTCTTACGCAACGAAGTTGA
- a CDS encoding MmgE/PrpD family protein, which produces MMTTLAQTLAEFAVNTPASGISTLALERAKMSLASTIASAAMGQAIDSTRILRSLELEEGGAGQVSVWFQDARLPLTRAARVNAVASDAAASDDSDLRSIAHIGTIVSTTAVAVGEHTGRPGRDLLAAMVLGYEVAGRIDESLTPGRMQRGFHGSVSTVFGAAVTAGRLLGLDSGRMAHAIALAATSIGGMAVAADTSCAREYHAGNAAMAGMQAALAAERGFQADIGILETPRGFLSAMNGQAIEYITQGLGEDWDIVTDMAIKLMPGAHPFHATAEAAADAARAGKVDPEDIERVTISAAVQWTNFKGEPHPRNLVDAAHSLVYFVAASIVDGEFGWNAMTLAKMADPLIARVQDKIVFDPSPPPLPDRFPHRHGGSVTIRLKDGREFSSTCVAPRGSGPRGVSWDDIDAKYRRLVPLAGLEAMHVEDSLALLHGFDKAADASQLTSILVLAL; this is translated from the coding sequence ATGATGACGACTCTTGCCCAAACCCTGGCCGAGTTCGCCGTGAACACGCCTGCGAGCGGCATTTCCACGCTGGCCCTCGAGCGCGCCAAGATGAGCCTGGCCAGCACCATAGCCAGCGCCGCCATGGGCCAGGCCATAGACTCGACCCGCATCCTGCGCTCTCTGGAGCTGGAAGAGGGTGGCGCCGGGCAGGTCTCTGTATGGTTCCAGGATGCCCGCCTGCCCTTGACGCGGGCGGCAAGGGTAAATGCCGTCGCCAGCGACGCGGCGGCGTCCGACGACAGCGACCTTCGCAGCATCGCCCATATCGGCACCATCGTTTCCACCACGGCGGTCGCCGTGGGCGAACATACGGGCAGGCCGGGCCGCGACCTTCTGGCCGCCATGGTGCTGGGCTACGAAGTGGCCGGGCGCATCGATGAATCGCTTACACCCGGCCGCATGCAGCGCGGTTTTCATGGATCGGTGTCGACGGTTTTCGGCGCGGCGGTCACCGCCGGCCGTCTGCTGGGCCTGGATTCCGGCCGGATGGCCCACGCCATTGCGCTTGCCGCCACATCCATCGGGGGCATGGCCGTGGCCGCCGACACCAGTTGCGCGCGTGAGTACCATGCCGGAAACGCCGCCATGGCAGGCATGCAGGCCGCGCTGGCCGCGGAGCGTGGTTTCCAGGCCGATATCGGCATTCTTGAAACGCCACGGGGATTCCTCAGCGCGATGAACGGCCAGGCCATCGAGTACATCACGCAAGGCCTGGGCGAAGACTGGGACATCGTCACCGATATGGCGATCAAGCTCATGCCCGGCGCCCATCCCTTCCATGCCACCGCCGAAGCGGCGGCGGATGCGGCGCGCGCCGGCAAGGTCGATCCGGAGGACATCGAGCGCGTCACCATCTCCGCGGCGGTGCAATGGACGAACTTCAAGGGCGAGCCGCATCCGCGCAATCTGGTCGATGCCGCACACAGCCTGGTGTATTTCGTGGCGGCCTCGATCGTCGATGGGGAGTTCGGCTGGAATGCCATGACGCTGGCCAAGATGGCCGATCCACTCATCGCCCGCGTCCAGGACAAGATCGTATTCGACCCTTCGCCGCCGCCTCTGCCCGACCGGTTTCCGCATCGCCATGGCGGCAGCGTCACCATTCGATTGAAAGACGGCAGGGAGTTCTCCAGCACCTGTGTGGCGCCGCGCGGTTCAGGGCCGCGCGGGGTAAGCTGGGATGACATCGACGCCAAGTACCGGCGCCTGGTACCGCTGGCGGGATTGGAAGCAATGCATGTGGAAGACAGTCTGGCATTGCTGCATGGATTCGACAAGGCGGCTGATGCGAGCCAGTTGACCAGCATATTGGTCCTTGCGCTGTAA
- a CDS encoding ABC transporter ATP-binding protein, translated as MVQTATPLLSVQGVTLRYRTKDHLITATYRVSFDVFRSDRFVIVGPSGCGKSTLLKAVGGYLPAVEGHIRLNNQEIAKPGPDRVMVFQEFDQLLPWKTVKENVVFALTASGRLERKAAEERAMHYIDKVNLSGFADSLPHTLSGGMKQRVAIARGMAMEPDILLMDEPFAALDALTRAKMQEELLQLWEDTRFTVLFVTHSIPEAVRIGSRILLLSPHPGQVRAELNSDGIDATGPDGKLLTQRIEELLFEESATQGRMAHV; from the coding sequence ATGGTTCAAACCGCAACACCATTGCTGTCGGTTCAGGGTGTCACGCTGCGATATCGCACGAAGGACCACCTGATCACCGCCACCTACCGCGTCAGCTTCGATGTCTTCCGCTCCGACCGCTTCGTCATTGTCGGTCCATCGGGCTGCGGCAAGTCCACCTTGCTGAAGGCGGTGGGCGGTTACCTTCCCGCTGTCGAGGGCCATATCAGGCTGAACAACCAGGAAATCGCCAAGCCCGGGCCGGACCGGGTGATGGTATTCCAGGAGTTCGATCAGTTGCTGCCGTGGAAGACGGTAAAGGAAAACGTCGTATTTGCCCTGACGGCCAGCGGCCGCCTGGAGCGTAAGGCGGCGGAAGAAAGGGCCATGCACTACATCGACAAGGTCAACCTTTCAGGCTTTGCCGACAGCTTGCCGCATACGCTTTCGGGCGGAATGAAGCAGCGTGTGGCCATTGCCCGCGGCATGGCCATGGAGCCGGACATCCTGCTCATGGATGAGCCTTTCGCGGCGCTCGACGCGCTGACGCGCGCCAAAATGCAGGAAGAGCTTCTGCAGCTGTGGGAAGACACCCGTTTTACCGTACTGTTCGTTACTCACTCCATACCCGAGGCGGTACGGATAGGCAGCCGCATTCTGCTGCTTAGTCCGCATCCGGGCCAGGTGCGTGCGGAGCTGAATAGCGACGGCATCGACGCGACGGGCCCCGATGGGAAGCTGCTGACTCAGCGCATCGAAGAGCTGCTTTTCGAAGAGAGCGCAACGCAAGGGAGAATGGCTCATGTCTGA
- a CDS encoding ABC transporter substrate-binding protein, producing MKKHASMVLLAVAGLMPLGAHAEVSKLNIPLGAGGFGFLPLHVMKEHKLIEKHAEKAGQKVTINWSNIGGPSVMIDALLSGSADFISAGPPSFLLLWDRTKGTADVKGVAAISSMPMYLNTRAAHLKSIDDLKEGDKIAVTSVKSSIPSIVMQMYAVQKYGKDQAFRFDPYTVSMKHGDAAAALISGGGSIVAHYASSPLAEREQQTEGIRTIQNTDDVMGGSTTFTMVSTTTKFHDENPKVYAAFVAALQEAQDMIKADKEGAAKVLIASMGGSGAVDQMVKILNDPSIKYTAKPENVMKYAKFMNDIKSIKHRPEKLEELFFPGPAVSAGN from the coding sequence ATGAAGAAGCATGCAAGCATGGTTTTACTTGCCGTCGCGGGGCTGATGCCCCTGGGCGCGCACGCGGAAGTCAGCAAGCTGAACATCCCGCTGGGAGCGGGCGGCTTCGGGTTTCTACCCCTTCATGTGATGAAGGAGCACAAGCTCATCGAAAAACATGCCGAGAAGGCAGGTCAGAAAGTCACCATAAACTGGTCCAACATTGGTGGCCCTTCAGTCATGATCGACGCCTTGCTGTCGGGCTCGGCCGACTTTATTTCGGCGGGCCCGCCGTCCTTCCTGCTCTTGTGGGATCGCACCAAGGGAACGGCCGACGTCAAGGGGGTGGCGGCCATCAGCTCCATGCCCATGTATCTGAACACCCGCGCGGCGCACCTGAAATCCATAGACGACCTGAAAGAAGGCGACAAGATCGCTGTAACGTCGGTCAAGTCATCGATTCCGTCCATCGTCATGCAGATGTATGCGGTTCAAAAATATGGCAAGGACCAGGCGTTCCGGTTCGATCCCTATACCGTCAGCATGAAGCATGGCGATGCCGCGGCCGCGCTGATATCGGGCGGCGGCAGCATTGTCGCGCATTATGCATCGTCGCCGCTGGCAGAGCGTGAACAGCAGACGGAAGGCATACGCACCATTCAGAATACGGACGACGTCATGGGTGGCTCGACCACCTTCACCATGGTATCGACCACCACCAAGTTTCATGACGAGAATCCCAAAGTCTATGCCGCTTTCGTGGCGGCGCTGCAAGAAGCGCAGGACATGATCAAGGCCGACAAAGAGGGCGCCGCCAAGGTGCTCATCGCCTCGATGGGCGGCAGTGGCGCCGTCGACCAAATGGTCAAGATACTGAATGATCCGTCGATCAAGTACACGGCCAAGCCGGAAAACGTCATGAAGTACGCCAAGTTCATGAATGACATCAAGTCGATCAAGCATCGTCCCGAGAAACTGGAAGAGCTCTTTTTTCCCGGTCCCGCCGTTTCCGCAGGAAACTGA